A single region of the Pelorhabdus rhamnosifermentans genome encodes:
- a CDS encoding L-cysteine desulfidase family protein produces MDKMQYDNYIKILKEELIPAMGCTEPIAIAFTAAKAREVLGQIPEWMVIRCSGNIIKNVKGVVVPNSGGQRGVEVAAILGVVAGKADLELEVISQVKQEDIDKTRTLYSQGICRCELEEGEENLFIRAELKAGQETAAVEVRTKHNHIAKIEKNGQVVFEKPDIVTQESGDKSKLNIKDILEFANEVSLDDVREIISRQIKYNSAISKEGLTHKWSAQVGQTLLKFGSNDVRIRARAAAAAGSDARMNGCALPVVINSGSGNQGITCTMPVVVYAEELKANEDTLYRALVLTNLLSLHQKRYIGNLSAYCGAVSAGAAAACGIAYLNGADYDVIGKTIINALGNVGGIVCDGAKASCAAKISSAVDAGIMGYEMAKRDLVFQFGEGLVENDYEKTIQNIGRMGRQGMKSTDVEILNIMIGK; encoded by the coding sequence ATGGATAAGATGCAATATGATAATTATATTAAGATATTAAAAGAAGAACTGATTCCGGCTATGGGATGCACGGAACCGATTGCTATTGCGTTTACAGCTGCAAAGGCAAGAGAGGTTCTTGGGCAGATACCGGAATGGATGGTTATTCGTTGCAGCGGCAATATTATTAAAAACGTGAAGGGCGTTGTTGTGCCCAATTCCGGCGGTCAGAGAGGCGTTGAAGTGGCAGCCATCTTAGGCGTTGTCGCAGGAAAGGCAGACCTGGAGCTTGAGGTCATCAGCCAAGTGAAACAGGAAGACATCGATAAGACCAGAACGTTATATAGCCAGGGAATTTGCAGATGTGAGTTGGAAGAAGGGGAAGAAAATCTTTTCATCCGCGCAGAATTGAAAGCCGGACAGGAAACGGCAGCTGTGGAAGTCAGAACTAAGCACAACCACATTGCCAAAATTGAAAAAAATGGTCAAGTGGTATTTGAGAAGCCTGATATTGTAACTCAAGAGTCAGGGGATAAGTCAAAGCTTAATATCAAGGACATACTTGAGTTTGCTAATGAAGTAAGCTTGGATGATGTAAGAGAAATCATCAGTAGACAGATTAAGTATAATTCTGCTATATCAAAAGAAGGCTTAACGCATAAATGGAGTGCACAGGTGGGACAGACTCTCCTTAAATTTGGCAGCAATGATGTTCGGATCAGGGCTAGAGCGGCAGCGGCAGCAGGCTCGGATGCAAGAATGAATGGCTGTGCCCTCCCGGTAGTCATTAACTCGGGAAGCGGCAACCAAGGGATCACCTGTACAATGCCGGTTGTTGTTTACGCTGAAGAGCTGAAAGCAAATGAGGATACCCTTTATAGGGCTCTTGTTCTGACCAACCTTCTGTCACTGCATCAGAAGCGTTATATTGGAAACCTGTCTGCTTACTGTGGAGCCGTATCAGCCGGAGCAGCTGCTGCTTGCGGAATTGCCTATCTGAATGGTGCTGATTATGATGTCATTGGAAAGACTATCATCAATGCTTTGGGGAATGTGGGCGGCATTGTGTGTGATGGAGCCAAGGCTTCTTGTGCTGCAAAAATTTCCAGTGCAGTAGACGCTGGTATCATGGGGTATGAAATGGCAAAACGCGATTTGGTCTTTCAATTCGGAGAAGGACTTGTGGAAAATGATTACGAAAAAACAATCCAGAACATCGGTCGTATGGGTCGCCAGGGCATGAAATCCACCGATGTTGAAATCCTTAATATTATGATAGGAAAGTAA
- a CDS encoding L-2-amino-thiazoline-4-carboxylic acid hydrolase codes for MIDNKISIKGDPIVDIQRGAIGHRATWTGLTYTKARAAGKAEEAEKIIREAIVETGKIQGAEIKSNCQKPENVTCFVETFLTPNVVKTFEVEFKTKTEDKVELEFHHCPLLKAWQDLGFDDATCEKLCDMAMDGDRSIAKTMGFEFYLGDTIANGGKTCQMSYSKKTNN; via the coding sequence ATGATTGATAACAAAATTAGTATCAAAGGTGACCCGATCGTAGACATTCAGAGAGGTGCAATCGGACATCGTGCAACCTGGACCGGCTTAACATACACCAAGGCCAGAGCAGCAGGAAAGGCAGAAGAAGCAGAAAAAATCATCCGTGAAGCGATTGTAGAAACAGGTAAGATCCAGGGGGCTGAAATCAAATCCAATTGCCAGAAGCCGGAGAATGTTACGTGCTTTGTAGAGACTTTCCTAACTCCGAATGTCGTAAAGACTTTTGAAGTTGAATTCAAGACCAAAACCGAAGATAAAGTGGAGTTGGAATTCCATCACTGCCCACTGCTGAAGGCATGGCAGGATTTAGGCTTTGATGATGCAACCTGCGAGAAATTATGCGATATGGCTATGGATGGCGACAGAAGCATTGCCAAAACCATGGGATTTGAGTTCTACTTGGGAGATACCATTGCTAACGGAGGCAAGACTTGTCAAATGTCTTATTCAAAAAAAACAAATAATTAA
- a CDS encoding YkvI family membrane protein encodes MEKELISLKKVVLLAGALSAYWIGSGFATGQEVLQFFTTSGTNGIIAALIFLVITSFLTYVLYGVGQKEKFDNPYDVFEYYCGKFLGQVYIWYSVVLVYAIFVVMLAGGGATINQYYGIPSYIGTGAIALLALGTVLLGVEKLIDIIGVIGPIKIIFVAIVGIAGMITLIGQPTLLSEGSSLMPTLGFKSASSNWAWSGALYAFLALMVSIPFQVDCGASAGNLREARTAGVVGTIAFTVAIISLVIGELVYYKLIIGQQVPTLAIANHISPVLGLIFSVLIVLSIYSAVASFLLMTVRKFAADKTSKFKIIAAVLTAIGMFFGGVFPFDKLVNILYPLAGYSAIVFAGFVIYKELCEKNGKSKAEKKNNEVEPNI; translated from the coding sequence GTGGAGAAAGAATTAATTAGTTTAAAAAAAGTAGTACTTCTTGCGGGTGCATTAAGTGCATATTGGATTGGATCCGGGTTCGCAACGGGACAGGAGGTTTTACAATTCTTTACAACGAGCGGAACAAATGGGATTATAGCAGCATTGATTTTTCTGGTTATAACAAGTTTCTTAACATATGTTTTATACGGAGTTGGCCAGAAAGAGAAATTTGACAATCCATATGACGTTTTTGAGTATTATTGCGGCAAATTTCTTGGTCAAGTATATATATGGTATAGTGTAGTATTGGTGTATGCAATATTTGTGGTTATGCTTGCAGGCGGTGGGGCAACAATTAATCAATATTATGGAATACCGTCGTATATAGGTACAGGCGCTATAGCGCTTCTTGCATTGGGTACAGTATTGCTGGGAGTAGAAAAGCTTATTGATATAATAGGTGTTATAGGGCCTATAAAAATAATTTTTGTGGCAATAGTAGGTATAGCTGGGATGATTACTCTTATTGGACAGCCTACTTTATTGTCGGAAGGCAGCAGCCTTATGCCGACATTAGGCTTTAAATCCGCTTCTTCAAATTGGGCATGGTCAGGAGCATTGTATGCCTTTCTTGCTCTTATGGTTAGTATACCCTTTCAGGTTGATTGCGGAGCGTCGGCAGGAAATCTAAGAGAAGCAAGAACTGCAGGCGTTGTCGGAACTATCGCTTTTACTGTTGCGATTATTTCGCTGGTAATAGGTGAGCTGGTTTATTACAAATTGATTATTGGCCAGCAAGTTCCTACTTTAGCGATTGCTAATCACATATCTCCTGTTTTAGGATTAATTTTTTCAGTATTAATCGTACTCAGTATCTATTCAGCAGTGGCTTCCTTTCTTTTAATGACGGTTAGAAAGTTTGCCGCAGATAAAACCAGTAAATTTAAAATCATTGCAGCGGTGCTGACCGCGATCGGTATGTTCTTTGGCGGGGTATTTCCCTTTGATAAACTGGTAAACATTTTATATCCTTTGGCAGGATATTCGGCCATTGTTTTCGCAGGCTTTGTGATTTATAAAGAATTATGTGAAAAGAATGGGAAATCTAAGGCTGAAAAAAAGAATAATGAAGTGGAACCTAATATTTAA
- a CDS encoding GntR family transcriptional regulator, with translation MKKIICNTLKDQVYDALFSDIINGVYPTDTILTEKFLMEKYSVSRAPIREALTQLTGTYILSSIPRQGYKILQPSQQKLLEIIKFRSALESSFLESYCIYIDESWVKELRAICADYTNCPTNDFMAHWHYNCQFHLKLFSIYGNHYAYKLLEDALNIQTIFFVQKKHSVTMDLHLALVDYLEKGEIATAVTILKADIENLLLPAIAPTPVDQNSK, from the coding sequence GTGAAAAAAATAATCTGCAACACATTAAAGGACCAAGTTTATGATGCTTTGTTTTCTGATATTATCAATGGAGTATATCCTACTGATACCATCCTGACGGAAAAATTTTTGATGGAAAAATATAGTGTTAGTCGTGCACCCATACGGGAAGCACTGACCCAGCTGACTGGAACCTATATTCTCTCCAGTATTCCGAGACAGGGATATAAAATTCTTCAACCAAGCCAACAAAAATTATTGGAAATCATTAAATTCCGCTCTGCTCTGGAATCTTCTTTTTTAGAAAGTTATTGTATCTATATCGATGAATCTTGGGTCAAAGAATTACGAGCCATCTGTGCGGACTACACCAACTGTCCGACCAATGATTTCATGGCCCACTGGCACTATAATTGCCAGTTTCATCTGAAATTGTTCTCTATTTATGGCAACCATTATGCCTATAAGCTCTTAGAAGACGCCCTGAATATCCAGACGATCTTTTTCGTACAGAAAAAGCATTCCGTCACCATGGATTTGCACTTGGCTTTAGTTGATTATCTGGAAAAGGGCGAAATTGCAACGGCTGTGACCATTTTAAAAGCAGATATTGAAAACCTTCTGCTTCCCGCCATTGCTCCTACCCCGGTTGATCAGAATAGTAAATAA
- a CDS encoding tyrosine-type recombinase/integrase, translated as MSVQKKGDNYYAVVMYRDEFGKKKYKWVLAGTSSREAERLERKLRADMERGELVFSNKVTLKSFMEEWMDTAIKPKKRPSTVAFYQYHVDAICKEIGNVDLDKLTPLRVEKWLNKQEESGLSSTTIHGRFGTLKTALKKAVQWRSIIHNPCEAIEAPSKNRPKNATLTPDEAEHLMDLLQNSEIYLPTIIGIQCALRRGEVCGLRWQDIDLKNKKAFIKHSLDRMDVETAPREEKKGNVIPIWETTTEKSKTVLTLGKVKTDESENFISLPNVVLNLLKKEKLVQKQNKLSLGPAYHDVDFVWSKTNGLPQDPDHLYHAFTKMIKRHNSVIEIIQKCDKLTAEQKKHHQCLPLVRFHDLRHTHATLLLRNKVDTKVVSRQLRHRQASFTANYYQHVTKDMIDEPANVMDKIFGNKNIEGLEKGLEK; from the coding sequence ATCGTGATGAGTTTGGTAAGAAAAAATACAAGTGGGTTTTAGCTGGCACATCATCACGTGAAGCTGAACGCCTAGAACGCAAACTTCGGGCTGATATGGAACGCGGTGAACTGGTGTTTAGCAACAAAGTTACCTTAAAATCGTTTATGGAAGAATGGATGGATACGGCAATTAAGCCTAAAAAACGTCCCTCCACAGTAGCGTTTTATCAATATCACGTTGATGCTATATGCAAAGAGATCGGCAATGTGGACCTAGACAAACTAACACCGCTAAGAGTTGAAAAATGGCTTAATAAACAAGAAGAAAGCGGCCTTTCCAGCACTACTATTCATGGTAGGTTTGGAACATTAAAAACAGCTTTAAAAAAAGCAGTTCAGTGGCGATCAATTATTCATAACCCCTGTGAAGCAATAGAAGCTCCAAGTAAAAACCGTCCTAAAAATGCTACCCTTACGCCAGACGAAGCAGAGCACTTAATGGACCTTCTACAAAATTCAGAGATATACTTACCTACTATAATCGGTATCCAATGCGCATTGCGCCGGGGCGAAGTTTGCGGGTTACGTTGGCAAGATATTGACTTGAAAAATAAAAAAGCTTTTATTAAGCATAGCTTAGATCGTATGGATGTTGAGACAGCTCCGAGAGAAGAAAAAAAGGGAAATGTAATTCCAATATGGGAAACGACAACGGAAAAATCTAAAACTGTGCTCACTTTAGGAAAAGTCAAAACAGATGAATCCGAAAACTTCATCTCATTACCTAATGTTGTACTTAATCTGTTAAAAAAAGAAAAGCTCGTTCAAAAACAAAACAAGCTTTCTTTGGGCCCCGCATATCACGATGTAGATTTTGTTTGGTCTAAGACGAACGGACTTCCTCAAGATCCAGATCACTTATATCACGCATTCACTAAAATGATAAAGAGGCACAACAGCGTTATCGAAATCATTCAGAAATGTGATAAGTTAACAGCTGAACAAAAGAAACACCATCAGTGCTTACCATTAGTTCGATTTCATGATTTAAGACATACTCACGCAACTTTATTATTGCGAAATAAAGTGGATACCAAAGTGGTTTCACGGCAATTGCGGCATAGGCAAGCTTCATTCACTGCAAATTATTATCAGCACGTTACCAAAGATATGATTGATGAACCCGCCAACGTAATGGATAAAATATTCGGCAACAAAAATATAGAAGGATTAGAAAAGGGATTAGAAAAATAA